Proteins encoded within one genomic window of Methanosarcina barkeri str. Wiesmoor:
- a CDS encoding M23 family metallopeptidase → MRIWPLNIKVQENTALEKVDIENTNFKQIHVPQKGEPGSFWENRGDRYHCGVDLYAPENTEVVSIEGGIVADTGLMTSPEILPYWNPTYYVIIEQSSGLFCKYGELADFTVRKGDKIEAGNLIGHVGMVLNPEKIDNFCPLYIQKLKNKNPSMLHFEVWRSEPITTHKNYLGGNWFAEEMPENLIDPTRYLERLDL, encoded by the coding sequence ATGAGAATCTGGCCTCTAAACATAAAGGTTCAAGAAAATACAGCGCTGGAAAAAGTAGACATTGAGAACACAAACTTCAAACAGATTCATGTTCCGCAAAAAGGAGAACCCGGCTCCTTCTGGGAAAACAGAGGCGACCGATATCACTGTGGGGTTGATCTGTATGCCCCTGAAAATACGGAGGTAGTTTCGATCGAAGGAGGAATTGTCGCAGATACCGGTCTGATGACTTCGCCTGAAATATTGCCTTACTGGAACCCGACTTATTACGTGATTATTGAACAGAGCAGCGGACTGTTCTGCAAATACGGGGAACTTGCAGATTTTACCGTAAGAAAAGGAGACAAAATAGAGGCAGGAAACTTGATAGGGCATGTTGGAATGGTTCTGAACCCCGAAAAAATCGATAATTTCTGCCCGCTTTACATCCAGAAGCTGAAAAACAAAAATCCAAGTATGCTCCATTTTGAAGTCTGGAGGAGTGAACCCATCACCACTCACAAAAATTATCTTGGAGGCAACTGGTTTGCCGAAGAAATGCCTGAAAACCTGATTGACCCGACCAGATACCTTGAACGATTAGATCTGTAA
- a CDS encoding PocR ligand-binding domain-containing protein, whose amino-acid sequence MTKDLELFPATNPNPVLSVATDCTVLYSNKAGEPLLYEWGVAVGGKLPSYVRSIVKKVISLNIPEKIKVETEKIEYLVGFYPVPEEKCVNIYGFDISDCDISNWREFEEKLPESEAGEVANLELADIIDVPAIQSLMDDFYRLVHIPMGLIDLKGNVLAGVAWQDICTKFHRIHPETCKNCIESDIKLSVGVSPGEFKLYRCKNNMWDVATPVMVGGKHVANIFSGQFFFEDEPVDYELFRFQARKYGFNEEEYIVAFEKVPRLSKEAVNTKMAFFVKLANILSQLSYSNFKFSQSLAESEILVNKLEKNREDLDRAQTVGNIGSWSLDVHKNELTWSDENHRIFGIQKGIPLTYETFLSKVHPDDREYVDRKWKAGLKGEPYDIEHRIFVDGQIKWVREKAYIEFDKDGMVTGGFGITQDITERKKSEEALKRVHDSLEAKVKERTSELEKAYESLMEEERRLSEAQKIAHVGNWDWDLKTDEVYWSHEMCRIFGCAPQKLFHTHSELLNFIHPEDRSYVDNVVKSTLNGGSFSIDHRIISAQGEERIVHAQGEVVFDEKKSPIRLRGTIQDITDHEKAEEKIRILADAVESSNDAIVTESFDGTIISWNKTAEQIYGYSAEEILGKNVSILEPDNLKGEIKKIIEKVKHGEKVHHYRTLRLKKDGTTTNVSITYSPVFDAFGELKAISAIARDITEQINTEKILAKAEEARKKEIHHRIKNNLQVISSLLDLQAEKFRSRECTENEEVLNAFRESQDRVMSIALIHKELHEGKVTDTLNISAYLERLVENLFQTYRVGNVNTSLKLEVEENIFFDMDVAVPLGIIINELVSNSLKYAFLGKDNGRIQIKLHREDSTEHVKKEQGRTEENYNGTDFTLIVSDNGIGISEKFNLEDSNSLGLQLVEVLVDQLGGEIELKRSSGTEFVIRFKVPAQN is encoded by the coding sequence ATGACAAAAGACCTAGAGTTATTTCCGGCAACAAACCCGAATCCTGTACTTAGTGTGGCAACTGATTGCACTGTTCTTTACTCAAATAAAGCTGGTGAACCCCTATTATATGAGTGGGGTGTGGCAGTAGGAGGAAAACTGCCGTCCTATGTAAGAAGTATCGTGAAGAAAGTAATTTCCCTAAATATACCTGAAAAAATAAAAGTTGAAACGGAAAAAATAGAATATCTTGTCGGGTTTTACCCTGTGCCTGAAGAAAAATGCGTAAACATTTATGGATTCGATATAAGTGACTGCGATATAAGTAACTGGAGAGAATTTGAAGAAAAACTTCCGGAAAGTGAAGCTGGTGAGGTGGCAAACCTTGAGCTAGCTGATATTATTGATGTGCCAGCAATCCAGTCTCTCATGGATGATTTCTATAGGCTTGTTCACATTCCCATGGGCCTGATCGATCTCAAAGGCAATGTTCTTGCAGGCGTCGCCTGGCAGGATATCTGCACAAAATTCCATAGAATTCACCCCGAAACCTGCAAAAACTGCATAGAAAGCGACATAAAGCTATCCGTAGGCGTTTCCCCTGGAGAGTTTAAGCTTTACAGGTGCAAAAACAACATGTGGGATGTAGCGACCCCAGTCATGGTAGGCGGTAAGCACGTTGCCAATATTTTTTCAGGACAGTTCTTTTTTGAAGACGAACCTGTGGACTATGAGCTTTTCCGATTTCAGGCCAGAAAATACGGTTTCAACGAGGAGGAATACATAGTAGCATTTGAAAAAGTTCCACGGTTAAGTAAGGAAGCTGTAAACACAAAAATGGCTTTCTTCGTGAAACTTGCCAACATACTCTCACAATTAAGCTACAGTAACTTCAAGTTTTCCCAGTCACTTGCAGAAAGCGAGATCCTGGTGAATAAGCTAGAGAAAAACAGGGAAGATCTCGATCGTGCTCAAACAGTGGGAAATATCGGAAGTTGGAGTCTGGATGTGCATAAAAACGAACTAACCTGGTCTGATGAAAATCACCGTATCTTTGGTATCCAAAAAGGCATCCCTTTAACCTATGAAACTTTTCTTTCAAAAGTTCATCCAGATGATCGAGAATATGTTGATAGGAAATGGAAGGCAGGGTTAAAGGGCGAACCATACGACATCGAACATCGAATTTTTGTAGACGGTCAGATCAAATGGGTGCGTGAAAAAGCATATATTGAATTTGACAAAGACGGGATGGTAACCGGCGGCTTTGGTATAACACAGGATATAACCGAGCGCAAAAAATCAGAAGAAGCCCTTAAAAGAGTACATGATAGTTTAGAAGCAAAAGTTAAAGAACGTACATCAGAGCTTGAAAAAGCTTACGAATCACTGATGGAGGAAGAGAGAAGACTCTCTGAAGCCCAAAAAATAGCTCATGTTGGAAATTGGGACTGGGATCTTAAAACCGATGAAGTTTACTGGTCTCATGAGATGTGCCGTATCTTTGGGTGTGCCCCCCAAAAGTTATTTCATACACACAGTGAGCTTTTAAACTTTATACATCCCGAGGATCGAAGCTATGTGGACAATGTCGTTAAAAGTACTTTAAATGGAGGGTCCTTTAGCATTGATCACAGGATTATCTCAGCTCAAGGCGAAGAGCGTATAGTCCACGCACAGGGTGAAGTTGTTTTTGATGAGAAAAAAAGTCCAATTCGATTGAGAGGAACAATTCAGGACATTACAGATCACGAGAAAGCAGAGGAGAAGATCAGGATATTAGCGGATGCTGTGGAATCATCAAATGATGCTATTGTAACAGAGTCTTTCGATGGTACTATTATCAGCTGGAATAAAACGGCAGAGCAGATTTACGGTTATTCCGCCGAAGAAATTCTGGGCAAAAATGTCTCAATACTGGAACCGGATAATCTTAAAGGAGAAATAAAAAAGATAATCGAAAAGGTTAAACATGGAGAAAAAGTCCATCATTACAGAACTTTACGGCTAAAAAAGGATGGTACAACAACAAATGTTTCAATAACTTATTCTCCAGTTTTTGATGCTTTTGGAGAGCTGAAGGCTATCTCAGCTATTGCAAGAGATATTACTGAGCAAATAAATACGGAAAAAATACTGGCAAAAGCCGAAGAAGCCAGAAAAAAAGAAATCCATCACCGAATTAAGAATAATCTGCAAGTGATCTCTTCTCTTCTTGACCTGCAGGCTGAAAAGTTCAGAAGCAGGGAATGTACTGAGAATGAGGAGGTTCTTAATGCTTTCAGAGAAAGTCAAGACAGAGTAATGTCAATTGCCCTTATCCACAAAGAGCTCCACGAAGGCAAAGTAACCGATACATTAAACATCTCGGCATACCTTGAAAGGCTTGTTGAAAATCTTTTCCAGACTTATAGAGTTGGAAATGTCAATACGAGCCTGAAACTCGAAGTGGAAGAAAACATTTTCTTTGATATGGATGTCGCTGTTCCACTGGGAATAATCATTAACGAACTTGTTTCAAATTCTCTGAAGTACGCATTTTTAGGTAAAGACAATGGAAGAATTCAAATCAAACTTCACAGGGAAGACTCGACAGAACACGTAAAAAAAGAGCAGGGACGCACCGAAGAAAATTATAATGGCACTGATTTTACTTTAATAGTCTCGGATAACGGGATAGGTATTTCTGAGAAGTTTAATTTAGAAGACTCCAATTCTCTTGGCTTACAGTTAGTGGAAGTCCTGGTAGACCAGTTAGGGGGCGAAATTGAACTAAAAAGAAGTTCCGGAACTGAATTTGTTATAAGGTTTAAAGTACCAGCGCAAAATTGA
- a CDS encoding PKD domain-containing protein, producing the protein MSTAASASVYTYKTPLGAGTPPATQRLTGGGNYIDYTAVAASSTDPRIVQFKDLSKGKETYIRWDFGDGTYKQGTTITSSLKNPVHKFSKTGYYISCMTIKCTGYNGKLWVHKTLIIR; encoded by the coding sequence TTGTCTACAGCAGCCTCTGCATCAGTTTATACGTACAAAACTCCCCTTGGTGCAGGAACTCCCCCAGCAACACAACGTCTAACTGGTGGAGGTAATTACATTGATTATACGGCAGTAGCCGCTTCGAGTACTGATCCGCGAATAGTACAATTCAAGGACCTGTCAAAAGGTAAAGAGACATATATCAGATGGGACTTTGGAGATGGAACCTATAAGCAAGGGACAACAATTACTTCATCATTAAAAAATCCGGTACACAAGTTTTCAAAGACTGGTTATTATATTAGTTGCATGACTATCAAGTGCACTGGTTATAATGGGAAGCTGTGGGTTCATAAGACCCTTATTATCAGATAA
- a CDS encoding class I SAM-dependent methyltransferase: protein MSEIDWESQEGAERYDRNCDHQFQKGRALVEMMGIKKGDSVLDVGCGTGQQAVNVLGIIGPAGQFMGIDPSSYRIELARKKFNRDSTSNIRFFVGQAEDLSFVPDNSIDHAYFCSSFHWVDDKKTALCEIYRVLRPGGRVGMTTLDRDSSSTTKTLADPILAKYHIERNKELHRHMKKVTATELRDLLSYASFDSISIEPRSIPWKYGSPEEFLKHLEERDSPEGLLKDIPSGIREKIRQEITEELRKAQVSEVAGFGNVTLFAIATKPRDGL from the coding sequence ATGAGTGAAATTGACTGGGAGTCCCAGGAAGGTGCCGAAAGGTATGACCGGAATTGCGATCACCAGTTCCAGAAAGGCAGAGCACTGGTAGAAATGATGGGAATAAAAAAAGGGGATTCAGTGCTTGACGTCGGCTGCGGGACAGGGCAGCAGGCTGTGAATGTTCTGGGCATTATAGGGCCGGCTGGCCAGTTCATGGGTATTGATCCTTCATCCTATCGTATTGAACTTGCACGGAAAAAATTTAACAGAGATTCCACCAGCAACATCCGTTTTTTTGTAGGGCAGGCTGAGGACCTCAGTTTCGTGCCTGACAATTCAATCGATCATGCATATTTCTGTTCCTCCTTTCACTGGGTTGACGACAAGAAAACGGCTCTCTGTGAGATATACCGGGTTCTCAGGCCCGGAGGCAGGGTGGGGATGACCACACTTGATAGGGACAGCTCTAGCACCACGAAGACACTTGCCGATCCTATTCTTGCAAAATATCACATTGAAAGGAATAAGGAATTACATAGACATATGAAAAAGGTTACTGCAACAGAACTCCGGGATCTCCTGTCGTATGCAAGCTTTGACAGTATATCAATCGAGCCACGGTCTATTCCCTGGAAGTATGGTTCTCCAGAAGAGTTCTTGAAGCATCTGGAAGAGAGAGACAGCCCTGAAGGCCTGTTGAAGGATATTCCTTCCGGTATAAGGGAGAAGATCAGGCAGGAGATTACTGAAGAACTCAGGAAAGCACAAGTTTCAGAAGTTGCTGGTTTTGGGAATGTTACACTATTTGCAATTGCAACAAAACCGAGAGATGGACTGTAA